In Styela clava chromosome 10, kaStyClav1.hap1.2, whole genome shotgun sequence, the sequence TTAATAAATGAGTTGTTTGTCCTTGAGCTACGTGACGTAAATGTAAAAAGCTACACAAATTACGTATTTGAAAGTAATGAACAACGTACACTTTTAGAAcggaaacatatttttaaatgaatgcgtttcacattttttcatgaatatactatgatgaatatgacaaaaaaaagtattatttcTGTGAATCAGtcgatatatataaatatgatgaaATGATCCGAATTGGTAGTGTATGGAGAGTGAATAGCAAAGGTTCTCAAAGAAGAAATCATCTCAGCTGTTTCAACCAAGATATATCTATACGAGGtaagatattaataaaatattactattattatATTCTATTGGTATTGTAAAATTGTCACGGTTCATGCCAATTGAAGATACAGAGAATAAGAGATACTTTTATTAACGAAAGGATTACAAATGTCTTTTGTTCAAGAAGGTCAACTTACTAAAAAACTGTGTATGATTTTGGCTCCATGGCAAAGTCATAATGCTGTGGACCGGCTGAAAGAATGTTTCCAGCCAATGCTAAAACCTCGAGATCTCAAATTAACTCGGGGTATAATATTGGATGGGCCTGAGTAGGAAGGtttgaatttttaatatatatattgaaaggggccgcgagctcaaaagtttgggaagccctggtgtAGTATACGTATGGAAGCTCTTTGTTAACAAGTTAATCAAGCTGCATTCTCAAAGAATTAAGCGATGTTAAAAAATTCCTTATTATGTTTTACGAACTACAGTATCAGCATGAAGATTTCTGCGGCAATGGTTGTCATCAGCATTATGTCGATGAAGTTAGAATTCTCAAATGCCCACAGCAAACACATGATTTGCAAATCGGTTGATGACGTTTTCAACGAAGAAACCGAGGCTTTTGGTAACCCACTGACCCGACGGCATCACCAAGGTATTTCAGGCAAAAGGGGCGCAAAAGGAGACAAAGGGAACCAAGGTCAACCGGGGGCAAAAGGCGAACCTGGAATTGCAGCCATCGTCGATTATGAGAGGGTTAATGCCACTATAAAACGTTTAGGTAAGTTAATtgtttaattatatataattgagaaaatacaaattattttttaatctgaGATTTATTTTGTAGTCGAAACAGCTGTGGCTGCTGAATTGAAATCATTAGAAGAACGTTTATTCGAACAAATAAACGAAACCACCAAGCCCCATGTAAAAGCAGGTAGGTAAGTATACATTATGTCGcttgtgcaattttttaaagAAGTGTTTTCGCtaacaaatttcatatttttttctagaaTCCTGCACTGGATTCGTTTATACCGAATATTGTTACTGGGTCGAGATACATTTAAGTAGCGATATAAACTATGCTGAAGCCAAGAAAATATGCTTGCGAAATTCGGGAAAACCAGCAGATATTGTCAATTCTCAGCATTACCAACTTGTGAATAACGAGATTAGATTGAACATGCCTTCCGCATTGTCATACGTCCACGCGTGGTTATCTATGACCATAAATCCACTGGTGCGTACAAAATTTATTAATCATTAATTAACTAGCATTAAATacaacataaatataaaacaaaaaatcaacgAATTTGGACATTTCAATGCTATTTCTGAGAATGCTGTTTACTTATGACCAGATTTAATTCTGCTCGGAACAAGTTATTAATCGGATTATTCGATGAGaagtaaataaacaattttgtattCATTTAGTCAGGAGCGGTTCGATTTTCCGGCGGGAAGTCAGCAAGAACT encodes:
- the LOC120338505 gene encoding uncharacterized protein LOC120338505 isoform X1: MKISAAMVVISIMSMKLEFSNAHSKHMICKSVDDVFNEETEAFGNPLTRRHHQGISGKRGAKGDKGNQGQPGAKGEPGIAAIVDYERVNATIKRLVETAVAAELKSLEERLFEQINETTKPHVKAESCTGFVYTEYCYWVEIHLSSDINYAEAKKICLRNSGKPADIVNSQHYQLVNNEIRLNMPSALSYVHAWLSMTINPLSGAVRFSGGKSARTVNYYPEYPKSTASYTQMAIGVRKDTSDSAQGMFNYTPINGLMGVVCQNN
- the LOC120338505 gene encoding uncharacterized protein LOC120338505 isoform X2 translates to MKISAAMVVISIMSMKLEFSNAHSKHMICKSVDDVFNEETEAFGNPLTRRHHQGISGKRGAKGDKGNQGQPGAKGEPGIAAIVDYERVNATIKRLESCTGFVYTEYCYWVEIHLSSDINYAEAKKICLRNSGKPADIVNSQHYQLVNNEIRLNMPSALSYVHAWLSMTINPLSGAVRFSGGKSARTVNYYPEYPKSTASYTQMAIGVRKDTSDSAQGMFNYTPINGLMGVVCQNN